Proteins from a genomic interval of Paenibacillus sp. FSL R5-0623:
- a CDS encoding DNA topoisomerase 3, whose amino-acid sequence MKTLVIAEKPDMGRTIAAVIEPKAKNNRTYLEGEHYIITWAIGHLLGLAEPDAYDTKYKRWNIADLPIIPDQFKIVPNPRTKDQLKMIGELAKRASAIVNACDAGREGQYIFALIQQQLKLRQPVKRLWISDLTAESIRRGFDGLKDASEFENLTHAARARSEADWLIGMNASRAFTTRHNALLSVGRVQTPVLALIYDREIEIEAFQSQTFYEVAAWFRQEGVEYRGLRQGDKLTDAEAAEAIAASVKGKTGQITKYEAKQTKEYPYRLYDLTLLQREANAKFGYGAKKTLDIAQALYEKHKVISYPRTNSNYVTEQNIEGMHKTLNLLKNGTYSELAQGAKPELVHKNNKGVCNPSRVEDHHAILPTLKRPGTLSKEEQNIYDLIVRRFLSHFYPPAEYKQHTVLTEVEKHQFKTSVKELLSLGWKVVLGSGDQEQGGAGKKKTKKNGNEDEEAEEWTDKAFAVQPELPVQCTKSEFKEKATQPPKSYTEGTLLKAMESAGKQIENEELRDAMKDSGLGTPATRAATIERLKNVGYITLQGKKMQLTLKGRTAIELIRRAGVDLLTSPEMTGQWERRLYQISKGEAGQDKFMENVKKFTLSIIEKVRVQAPAPADAFGEDSRGGRGKGKGARTQAGNTRTPAKTASSGSTVKTSRQTSTSSSRAGSGKSTTTKSSSSSASSSGVRELLAPCPSPGCTGQIIEGKKGYGCSRFKEGCSFVVWKEYAGKKITSTMLKSLIEKGSTQVLSFKRKDGSTVKARIILQDVVTGKLSGEKQDA is encoded by the coding sequence ATGAAGACACTGGTTATAGCGGAAAAACCCGACATGGGTCGAACCATTGCCGCCGTCATAGAACCAAAGGCCAAGAACAATCGCACATATCTGGAGGGTGAGCATTACATCATCACTTGGGCGATAGGGCATTTGCTTGGACTGGCTGAACCGGATGCCTATGATACAAAGTACAAACGCTGGAATATAGCGGACCTGCCGATCATACCCGATCAGTTCAAGATTGTACCCAATCCGAGGACTAAAGATCAGCTCAAAATGATTGGAGAACTGGCAAAACGGGCTTCAGCGATCGTTAATGCTTGCGATGCAGGGAGAGAAGGTCAGTACATCTTCGCCCTCATACAACAGCAATTGAAGCTGCGTCAGCCTGTAAAGCGTTTATGGATATCGGATTTGACGGCAGAGAGCATTAGACGTGGTTTTGATGGTCTGAAGGATGCCTCTGAATTTGAAAATTTGACCCATGCTGCTCGTGCCAGAAGTGAAGCCGATTGGCTGATCGGGATGAATGCCTCACGGGCGTTTACAACCCGCCATAATGCATTGTTGTCTGTAGGCCGTGTGCAGACGCCGGTACTCGCGCTAATCTACGATCGTGAAATAGAGATTGAAGCGTTCCAGTCACAGACCTTTTATGAAGTAGCCGCCTGGTTTCGGCAGGAAGGTGTCGAGTACCGGGGACTGCGTCAGGGAGATAAGTTGACCGATGCGGAGGCAGCAGAGGCCATTGCAGCCAGTGTGAAGGGCAAGACAGGGCAGATTACCAAATACGAAGCAAAGCAGACGAAGGAGTATCCGTATCGATTGTATGACCTGACCCTTTTACAGCGTGAAGCCAATGCCAAGTTCGGATATGGTGCCAAAAAAACACTGGATATCGCACAAGCCTTGTATGAAAAACACAAGGTAATTTCGTATCCGCGGACAAACTCCAACTATGTTACAGAACAGAATATCGAAGGTATGCACAAAACGCTAAACCTGCTTAAAAATGGTACCTATAGTGAACTTGCACAAGGGGCCAAGCCAGAGCTTGTTCATAAGAATAATAAAGGGGTATGTAATCCGAGCAGGGTTGAGGATCACCATGCGATCCTACCTACTTTGAAGCGACCAGGTACCTTATCCAAGGAAGAGCAGAACATCTATGATTTGATTGTCAGACGTTTCTTGTCTCACTTTTATCCTCCGGCGGAGTATAAGCAACATACCGTGCTCACCGAAGTGGAGAAACATCAGTTTAAGACATCTGTCAAAGAGCTGCTGTCCCTCGGATGGAAAGTGGTTCTCGGTTCTGGAGATCAGGAACAGGGCGGTGCAGGCAAGAAGAAGACCAAGAAAAACGGCAATGAGGATGAGGAAGCTGAAGAGTGGACGGACAAGGCTTTTGCTGTACAACCTGAATTGCCTGTTCAATGTACGAAAAGTGAGTTCAAGGAGAAGGCGACCCAGCCTCCCAAAAGTTATACCGAGGGAACATTGCTGAAAGCCATGGAGAGTGCAGGTAAGCAGATCGAGAATGAAGAGCTACGAGACGCGATGAAAGATAGTGGTCTAGGTACTCCGGCTACACGTGCGGCGACAATTGAGCGTCTTAAAAACGTAGGTTACATTACGCTGCAAGGGAAGAAAATGCAGTTAACGCTCAAAGGCAGAACAGCTATTGAGTTGATTCGCCGTGCGGGTGTAGATCTGTTAACTTCACCTGAGATGACCGGGCAATGGGAAAGAAGATTATACCAGATTTCCAAAGGTGAGGCGGGTCAGGACAAGTTCATGGAGAACGTTAAGAAATTCACCTTGTCCATCATTGAGAAAGTGCGTGTACAAGCCCCGGCACCAGCAGATGCTTTTGGGGAAGATTCGCGTGGAGGTAGAGGAAAAGGCAAGGGAGCAAGAACCCAAGCCGGCAATACAAGGACACCTGCCAAGACAGCTAGTAGCGGTTCGACTGTAAAAACGTCCCGTCAGACTTCGACATCTTCATCGAGAGCCGGCAGTGGGAAAAGCACGACCACCAAGTCGTCGTCCTCAAGTGCAAGCTCTTCGGGAGTGAGAGAGTTACTGGCACCTTGTCCTTCTCCAGGCTGCACGGGTCAGATTATAGAGGGCAAGAAGGGTTATGGATGCTCACGTTTCAAGGAAGGCTGTTCATTTGTGGTCTGGAAAGAGTATGCGGGTAAAAAAATCACCAGTACGATGTTAAAATCGCTGATTGAGAAGGGCAGTACACAAGTACTGTCGTTTAAACGAAAAGACGGGAGTACGGTGAAGGCACGTATTATTTTGCAGGACGTAGTAACAGGCAAATTATCTGGTGAGAAGCAGGATGCTTGA
- a CDS encoding Fur family transcriptional regulator has protein sequence MASNRDKSISEQIFHIKNQLVEKGYKLTQQREVTVRVLLEHEKDHFSAEEVFLLVKEQFPEIGLATVYRTLELLSDLQVVEKINFGDGAARFDLRSTDGSHHHHHLICTECGKVEEIMEDGLLRLEQQIERQYGFAVTDHRLDFQGVCKECRQKHVLKEQAAG, from the coding sequence ATGGCAAGTAACCGGGACAAGTCCATTTCAGAACAGATCTTTCACATTAAAAATCAATTGGTTGAAAAAGGATATAAGTTAACACAACAACGAGAAGTTACTGTACGTGTATTGCTTGAACATGAGAAGGATCATTTTAGCGCAGAGGAAGTATTTCTCTTGGTTAAGGAGCAGTTCCCTGAGATTGGATTGGCTACCGTATACCGAACTCTTGAACTGCTGAGTGACCTTCAGGTCGTTGAAAAGATTAACTTTGGTGACGGCGCTGCGCGCTTTGATCTGCGAAGTACAGACGGTTCCCATCACCACCATCATTTGATCTGTACAGAATGTGGTAAAGTGGAAGAGATTATGGAAGACGGTCTGCTTCGTTTGGAACAACAAATCGAGCGTCAGTATGGCTTTGCTGTTACGGATCATCGTCTGGATTTCCAGGGTGTATGCAAAGAGTGCAGACAAAAACATGTATTAAAGGAACAGGCAGCAGGATAA
- a CDS encoding glutamate synthase subunit beta, with protein MSTPTGFMEYKRQLPADREPAERIKDWEEFHKHMAEEELRTQGARCMDCGTPYCHTGIDMIGGTSGCPVHNLIPEWNNLVYRGLWREALERLHKTNNFPEFTGRVCPAPCEGSCTVGLIGQPVTIKTIEEAIIEKGFEEGWVVPEPPEKRTGKRVAVVGSGPAGLATAAQLNKAGHSVTVYERSDRVGGLLMYGIPTMKLDKKVVQRRVDLLEAEGIQFITNTEIGKDIAAQQLVDEYDAVVLCGGATKPREFNIEGSDLKGVHYAMDFLNGSIKSYLDSNLEDGQYLSAKDKDIIVIGGGDTGSDCVATSLRHGCRTITQFGTHTQAPMERDRINNPWPQFPNVYTLDYAQEEAKALFGQDPREFSIMTTKFVGDDEGNLKELHTVQIERIVDETGRKIYQPIPGTERVFPAQMAMIAIGFDGPEQTLVEQLGLATDRRTNVKARYGKYNTNVDKVFAAGDMRRGQSLVVWAINEGREAAREVDKYLMGASVLV; from the coding sequence ATGTCTACACCTACTGGATTTATGGAATACAAACGTCAACTGCCAGCAGATCGTGAGCCAGCGGAGCGGATTAAGGATTGGGAAGAGTTTCATAAACACATGGCTGAAGAAGAGCTCAGAACACAAGGTGCACGATGCATGGATTGTGGTACCCCGTATTGCCATACAGGTATAGATATGATTGGCGGCACGTCAGGTTGCCCCGTGCATAACCTGATTCCGGAATGGAATAATCTTGTATATCGCGGACTGTGGAGAGAAGCACTTGAGCGCCTTCACAAAACGAATAATTTCCCAGAGTTTACAGGTCGCGTCTGTCCAGCTCCTTGCGAAGGATCATGTACAGTTGGCCTAATTGGTCAGCCTGTAACCATCAAAACGATTGAAGAAGCAATTATTGAAAAAGGTTTCGAAGAAGGATGGGTGGTTCCGGAGCCTCCTGAAAAACGTACGGGTAAACGTGTAGCTGTGGTAGGTTCAGGTCCAGCGGGATTAGCTACTGCGGCTCAGTTGAATAAAGCAGGACACTCGGTAACCGTATATGAGCGTTCGGACCGTGTCGGCGGATTGCTGATGTACGGTATCCCAACGATGAAATTGGATAAAAAAGTAGTTCAACGTCGTGTTGATCTGCTCGAAGCAGAAGGTATCCAATTCATTACAAACACCGAGATCGGTAAAGATATTGCGGCACAACAACTGGTGGATGAATATGACGCTGTTGTGTTGTGCGGTGGTGCAACGAAGCCGCGTGAATTCAATATTGAAGGCAGCGACTTGAAAGGCGTTCATTATGCGATGGATTTCCTGAATGGCAGTATTAAGAGTTATCTGGACTCCAACCTGGAAGATGGTCAATATCTGTCCGCTAAAGATAAAGATATTATCGTCATTGGTGGCGGTGATACAGGATCTGACTGTGTAGCTACATCGCTGCGTCATGGTTGTCGTACGATCACTCAATTCGGTACGCATACACAAGCGCCTATGGAGCGTGATCGCATTAACAATCCTTGGCCGCAATTCCCGAACGTATACACACTTGATTATGCGCAAGAGGAAGCCAAAGCGTTGTTTGGTCAAGATCCGCGTGAGTTCTCCATCATGACAACGAAATTTGTCGGAGACGATGAGGGGAACCTCAAAGAATTGCATACAGTACAGATCGAGCGTATTGTGGATGAGACTGGTCGCAAGATTTATCAGCCGATTCCAGGTACAGAGCGTGTATTCCCGGCTCAGATGGCCATGATTGCCATTGGTTTTGATGGACCGGAACAAACGTTGGTAGAGCAACTGGGTCTTGCAACAGATCGTCGCACAAACGTTAAGGCACGTTACGGCAAGTACAACACCAATGTGGATAAAGTATTTGCAGCAGGTGACATGCGTCGTGGTCAAAGCTTGGTTGTATGGGCGATTAATGAAGGCCGTGAGGCTGCTCGTGAAGTGGACAAATACTTGATGGGTGCTTCGGTTCTGGTGTAA
- a CDS encoding dihydrofolate reductase: MSIELVWAMGENGVIGLNNSIPWRLPKDMAFFKQRTLNKTIIMGRNTWESFGGKPLPQRRNIVVTRDLNYKVDQAEIVHTIEEGLSVTKGEELCVIGGSQVYREFLPLADRLVVTKIHENFEGDTFFPEVDWSEWELIEQIEGEQDEKNVYAYTFEFYERKR; this comes from the coding sequence TTGAGTATTGAACTGGTATGGGCAATGGGGGAGAACGGTGTGATCGGATTGAATAATTCGATTCCATGGCGTTTACCCAAGGATATGGCCTTTTTTAAACAACGTACGCTGAACAAAACAATTATCATGGGACGTAATACGTGGGAATCCTTTGGTGGTAAGCCGCTTCCTCAGCGCCGTAATATCGTAGTGACTAGAGATCTAAACTACAAGGTGGACCAAGCTGAAATCGTACATACGATTGAAGAAGGGCTGAGTGTAACCAAAGGTGAGGAACTGTGCGTAATTGGGGGTTCCCAAGTGTATCGTGAGTTCCTGCCGCTTGCAGATCGTCTTGTGGTGACCAAGATTCATGAGAATTTTGAGGGAGATACGTTTTTCCCTGAAGTGGATTGGTCCGAATGGGAACTGATTGAACAGATTGAAGGCGAACAGGATGAAAAAAATGTTTATGCATATACCTTCGAATTCTACGAACGTAAACGGTAA
- the thyA gene encoding thymidylate synthase, translating into MKNYLDLLQDILNNGVHKGDRTGTGTQSVFGRQLRYDLSEGFPLVTTKRIHLKSVIHELLWFLSGDTNISYLKENGVKIWDDWADENGDLGPVYGSQWRTWEAPNGDKIDQIAAVIDSIKNNPDSRRHLVSAWNVAEINNMKLPPCHFAFQFYVAEGKLSCMLTMRSVDTFLGLPFNIASYALLTHMIAQQCDLEVGDFIWSGGDVHIYSNHVDQVKTQLEREPYALPKLVIKRKPDSIFDYKFEDFEFENYQHHPGIKAPIAV; encoded by the coding sequence ATGAAAAACTATCTGGATTTATTACAGGATATTCTGAACAACGGCGTGCATAAAGGAGACCGTACAGGAACGGGGACACAATCTGTATTTGGCAGACAACTCCGTTATGATCTCTCCGAAGGATTTCCGCTGGTAACAACCAAACGAATTCATCTCAAATCGGTTATTCATGAACTGTTATGGTTTTTGAGTGGCGATACCAATATATCTTATTTGAAAGAAAACGGTGTGAAGATCTGGGACGATTGGGCGGACGAAAATGGTGATCTCGGACCGGTGTACGGCTCGCAGTGGCGTACATGGGAAGCACCAAACGGAGATAAAATTGATCAGATCGCCGCAGTCATTGATTCGATCAAAAATAATCCGGATTCACGTCGTCACCTTGTCAGCGCATGGAATGTGGCTGAGATCAATAATATGAAGCTTCCACCTTGTCATTTTGCGTTTCAGTTTTACGTTGCGGAGGGTAAGTTATCATGTATGCTTACGATGCGTTCCGTGGATACGTTCCTCGGATTGCCGTTTAACATCGCGAGTTATGCGCTCTTGACTCATATGATTGCCCAGCAATGTGATCTTGAGGTGGGTGATTTCATATGGTCTGGAGGGGATGTTCACATCTATTCCAACCACGTAGATCAGGTTAAAACTCAACTGGAGCGTGAACCTTATGCTTTACCTAAGCTGGTAATCAAACGTAAGCCGGATTCTATTTTTGATTATAAGTTTGAAGATTTCGAGTTTGAGAACTATCAGCATCATCCGGGCATTAAGGCTCCAATTGCAGTCTAA
- the lpdA gene encoding dihydrolipoyl dehydrogenase — MVVGDASLNIDTLVIGAGPGGYVAAIRAAQLGQSVLIVDKSELGGVCLNRGCIPSKALISAAHQYESALHGEAFGISAENVKVDFSKTQEFKNGVVKKMTGGVAGLLKGNKVEVFNGECMFINENEARVFNDHESPRYKFKNAIIATGSRPIELKPFPFGGRILSSTEALNLPEVPKSMIVIGGGYIGAELGQMYSKFGAKVTIIEGLDTVLPGFDKDMTSLVAKNMKKTGIEIVTGAKAESAEQTDKDVTVKYSVNGESKEVTADYLLVTVGRRPNTDGELGLDMIGVDVDERGFVKVDHQGRTSIPHIFAIGDIVSGLALAHKASYEGKVAAEAIAGQPSVVDYKCMPAVVFTDPECSSVGYTEKEAKEKGHKVKAGKFPYAGNGRAVSLNHAEGFVKIVADEESGLVLGCQIVGLEASNLIAELGLAIEMGATLEDLALTIHAHPTLGEIVMEAAELVMGHPIHIISR, encoded by the coding sequence ATGGTAGTAGGCGACGCTTCTCTCAATATCGACACATTAGTAATTGGTGCGGGTCCTGGCGGCTATGTAGCTGCCATCCGCGCTGCTCAACTGGGCCAAAGCGTATTGATCGTAGACAAATCCGAACTGGGCGGTGTTTGTTTGAACCGTGGATGTATTCCATCCAAAGCCCTGATCTCTGCTGCACACCAATATGAGTCTGCACTTCACGGTGAAGCTTTTGGTATCTCTGCTGAGAACGTAAAAGTGGATTTCAGCAAAACTCAAGAGTTCAAAAACGGCGTTGTTAAGAAAATGACTGGCGGCGTAGCTGGTTTGCTCAAAGGCAACAAAGTTGAAGTTTTCAACGGTGAGTGCATGTTCATCAACGAAAACGAAGCTCGTGTATTCAATGACCACGAGTCTCCACGTTACAAATTTAAGAATGCAATTATTGCAACAGGTTCCCGTCCAATCGAACTGAAACCTTTCCCGTTTGGCGGACGCATTCTGTCTTCGACAGAAGCTCTGAACTTGCCTGAAGTACCAAAAAGCATGATCGTTATCGGTGGCGGATATATTGGTGCTGAGCTTGGTCAAATGTACTCCAAATTCGGTGCAAAAGTAACAATCATCGAAGGTTTGGATACAGTACTGCCAGGTTTCGATAAAGACATGACTAGCCTTGTGGCTAAAAACATGAAGAAAACAGGTATCGAAATCGTTACGGGTGCAAAAGCAGAAAGTGCTGAGCAAACGGACAAAGACGTAACTGTTAAATATTCCGTAAATGGTGAGTCCAAAGAAGTTACTGCAGATTACTTGCTGGTAACTGTTGGACGTCGTCCAAACACGGATGGAGAGCTTGGTCTCGACATGATTGGTGTTGACGTTGACGAGCGTGGATTTGTCAAAGTTGACCACCAAGGTCGCACAAGCATTCCTCACATCTTCGCAATCGGTGATATCGTATCTGGCTTGGCTCTGGCGCACAAAGCTTCTTATGAAGGTAAAGTGGCTGCTGAAGCAATCGCAGGACAACCATCTGTAGTTGACTACAAATGTATGCCAGCTGTTGTGTTCACAGATCCAGAGTGTTCCAGTGTAGGTTACACTGAAAAAGAAGCTAAAGAAAAAGGACACAAAGTAAAAGCAGGTAAGTTCCCTTATGCGGGTAACGGCCGTGCTGTATCTTTGAACCACGCTGAAGGCTTCGTGAAAATCGTAGCTGACGAAGAAAGCGGCCTTGTATTGGGTTGCCAAATCGTAGGTCTGGAAGCTTCCAACTTGATTGCTGAGCTTGGTTTGGCAATTGAGATGGGCGCAACTTTGGAAGATCTGGCTCTCACAATTCACGCTCACCCAACTTTGGGCGAAATCGTGATGGAAGCAGCGGAATTGGTTATGGGTCACCCGATCCACATCATCTCCCGTTAA
- a CDS encoding dihydrolipoamide acetyltransferase family protein yields MAKFEYKFPELGEGLHEGEIIKMHIKVGDKVTDDDIIMEVQNDKAVVEVPCPVNGTVTEVFAKDGQVCHVGEVVAIIDAEGELPEQDDAPAGDQGEQEKDAAQGGADTSGSSAAASSSDAAKEGGNNSVPAVPAKDVLATPSVRKFAREQGVDIAQVNGTGNNGKVTKEDVESFKNGGGSSAAASSEAPAQEEKKSSAPAAAAADQHVEEERVPFKGIRKAISNAMVKSAYTAPHVTIMDEVDVTELVAFRTRMKPIAEKKGTKVTYLPFIVKALVAASRQFPALNAMIDEEANEIVYKKYYNIGIATDTDNGLIVPVIKDADRKSIWMIADSIRDLAARGREGKLSANEMRGSTISISNIGSAGGMFFTPIINFPEVAILGTGRISEKAVIKNGEVVAAPVMALSLSFDHRIIDGATAQNFMNYIKQLLANPELLVMEV; encoded by the coding sequence TTGGCTAAATTTGAATATAAATTCCCTGAATTGGGCGAAGGCCTGCACGAAGGCGAAATCATCAAGATGCACATCAAAGTCGGTGACAAAGTAACTGACGACGACATCATCATGGAAGTACAGAACGACAAAGCGGTTGTAGAAGTACCTTGTCCGGTTAACGGAACAGTTACAGAAGTATTCGCTAAAGACGGTCAAGTCTGCCACGTTGGTGAAGTTGTAGCGATCATCGATGCAGAAGGCGAACTTCCTGAGCAAGACGACGCTCCTGCTGGCGATCAAGGCGAGCAAGAGAAAGATGCAGCTCAAGGCGGAGCTGACACAAGCGGTTCTTCTGCAGCAGCTTCCAGCTCGGATGCAGCTAAAGAAGGCGGCAACAACAGCGTTCCGGCAGTACCTGCCAAAGACGTTCTGGCAACACCAAGCGTGCGTAAATTTGCTCGCGAACAAGGTGTAGACATCGCTCAGGTTAACGGTACTGGCAACAACGGTAAAGTAACCAAAGAAGATGTTGAATCCTTCAAAAACGGTGGCGGTTCTTCCGCAGCGGCATCTTCCGAAGCTCCGGCTCAAGAAGAGAAAAAATCCTCAGCACCAGCAGCGGCTGCAGCTGATCAACACGTTGAAGAAGAGCGCGTACCATTCAAAGGTATCCGTAAAGCGATCTCTAATGCGATGGTTAAATCGGCTTACACAGCACCTCACGTTACAATCATGGACGAAGTGGACGTAACTGAATTGGTTGCTTTCCGTACTCGCATGAAACCAATTGCAGAGAAAAAAGGAACAAAAGTTACTTATCTGCCATTCATCGTTAAAGCACTGGTTGCGGCATCCCGCCAATTCCCGGCTCTGAACGCTATGATTGACGAAGAAGCTAACGAAATTGTTTACAAAAAATACTACAACATCGGTATCGCTACAGATACAGACAACGGCTTGATCGTTCCTGTTATCAAAGATGCTGATCGTAAATCCATCTGGATGATTGCTGATTCTATCCGTGATCTGGCTGCTCGTGGTCGTGAGGGCAAATTGAGCGCGAATGAAATGAGAGGAAGCACAATCTCCATCAGTAACATCGGTTCTGCTGGCGGTATGTTCTTCACTCCAATCATCAACTTCCCTGAAGTTGCTATTCTCGGAACAGGACGCATCAGCGAAAAAGCAGTGATCAAAAACGGCGAAGTAGTTGCAGCACCTGTAATGGCTCTTTCCCTGAGCTTTGACCACCGTATCATCGATGGCGCAACAGCACAAAACTTTATGAATTACATTAAACAGCTGCTCGCTAACCCTGAGCTGCTTGTTATGGAGGTGTAA
- a CDS encoding alpha-ketoacid dehydrogenase subunit beta has protein sequence MAQMNMKEAIRDALRVELKRDPNVLLFGEDVGNVGGVFRVTEGLQKEFGEERVFDTPLAESAIGGLAVGLGVQGFRPVAEIQFVGFIFEALDQMVVQAARMRFRSGGKYNSPIVFRTPFGGGVKAAELHTDSLEGLLTQTPGIKVVVPSNPYDAKGLMIASIRDNDPVFFMEHLNLYHAFRAEVPEEDYVVELGKANVVREGSDVTIITYGMMVHTSVKAADELEKQGIKVEVIDLRTVSPIDIDTIVASVKKTNRAIVVQEAQKSAGVAAEVIAQINEKAILHLEAPVLRVAGPDTVYPFAQIEDTWLPNPARIVAAVNKVVNF, from the coding sequence ATGGCACAAATGAACATGAAAGAAGCAATCCGTGATGCGCTTCGCGTGGAGTTGAAACGTGATCCTAACGTTCTGCTTTTCGGTGAAGACGTAGGTAATGTAGGCGGCGTTTTCCGTGTAACGGAAGGTCTGCAAAAAGAGTTTGGCGAAGAGCGTGTATTTGATACTCCACTGGCTGAGTCCGCTATTGGTGGTCTGGCTGTAGGTTTGGGTGTACAAGGCTTCCGTCCGGTTGCTGAGATCCAATTCGTTGGTTTTATCTTCGAAGCCCTTGACCAAATGGTAGTGCAAGCTGCTCGTATGCGTTTCCGCTCCGGTGGAAAATACAATTCTCCAATCGTATTCCGTACACCATTTGGTGGCGGTGTAAAAGCGGCAGAATTGCATACAGATTCCCTGGAAGGTCTGCTCACGCAAACACCAGGTATCAAAGTCGTTGTTCCTTCTAACCCTTACGATGCAAAAGGTCTGATGATCGCTTCTATTCGCGATAACGATCCTGTATTCTTCATGGAGCACTTGAACTTGTACCATGCTTTCCGTGCAGAAGTGCCTGAAGAAGATTACGTTGTTGAGTTGGGTAAAGCGAACGTTGTTCGTGAAGGTTCTGATGTAACAATCATTACTTACGGTATGATGGTTCACACTTCTGTGAAAGCAGCGGATGAACTCGAAAAACAAGGAATCAAAGTTGAAGTTATCGACCTTCGTACGGTTAGCCCGATCGACATCGATACTATCGTTGCTTCCGTTAAGAAAACAAACCGTGCAATTGTTGTACAGGAAGCTCAAAAGAGCGCAGGTGTTGCAGCTGAAGTCATTGCCCAAATCAATGAAAAAGCAATCCTGCACTTGGAAGCACCGGTTCTGCGTGTAGCTGGTCCGGACACTGTATATCCATTTGCACAAATCGAAGATACATGGCTGCCTAACCCGGCGCGTATCGTTGCTGCGGTTAACAAAGTCGTAAATTTCTAA
- the pdhA gene encoding pyruvate dehydrogenase (acetyl-transferring) E1 component subunit alpha, translating to MSKVPYEVYTEDVEALSVLSPDGEIINKDMMPTLSDDQLKEIMYRMVFTRTWDDRAVNLGRQGRLGFYAPVSGQEATMVGSEFAIEKEDFVCPGYRDIPQLVWHGLPLYQAFLYSRGHQHGGQIPDGVNVLMPQIIIGAQILHAMGIAMGYKLKKQKQVVITYTGDGGSSEGDFYEGLNYAGVYKLPVIFFVQNNGYAITTPFAKQTAALSIAHKAVAAGIKGVKVDGMDIFAVIKAVQEAAERGRNGEGATLIEAVTYRFRPHSLSDDASKYRTKEEEAEWSAKDPIARFAKYLEKKGLWTEEDTARVKEEAKAKVNEEIKKAEKTEKMTISGLIDSMFEQTPKHLEEQKADFQ from the coding sequence ATGAGCAAGGTTCCTTATGAAGTGTATACAGAGGATGTAGAAGCTCTGTCCGTGCTGTCTCCTGACGGCGAAATTATTAACAAAGACATGATGCCTACACTTTCCGATGATCAATTAAAAGAAATTATGTACCGCATGGTATTTACCCGTACTTGGGATGACCGTGCAGTAAACCTGGGCCGTCAAGGTCGTCTTGGTTTCTATGCTCCAGTATCTGGTCAAGAAGCTACAATGGTTGGTAGTGAATTTGCAATTGAAAAAGAAGACTTTGTATGTCCTGGCTATCGTGACATTCCGCAACTCGTATGGCATGGACTTCCTCTTTATCAAGCATTCTTGTACTCCCGTGGACACCAACATGGTGGACAAATTCCAGATGGCGTTAATGTATTGATGCCACAAATCATCATTGGTGCACAAATTCTGCATGCAATGGGTATCGCTATGGGTTACAAATTGAAGAAACAAAAACAAGTTGTTATCACGTACACAGGTGATGGCGGTTCTTCTGAAGGTGACTTCTACGAAGGTCTGAACTACGCTGGTGTATACAAACTGCCTGTTATCTTCTTCGTACAAAACAATGGTTATGCCATCACAACTCCTTTTGCTAAACAAACAGCAGCTCTGTCCATCGCTCACAAAGCGGTAGCAGCAGGTATCAAAGGTGTTAAAGTTGACGGTATGGACATCTTCGCTGTTATCAAAGCTGTTCAGGAAGCTGCTGAGCGTGGACGTAACGGAGAAGGCGCAACATTGATCGAAGCAGTAACATATCGTTTCCGTCCTCACTCCCTTTCGGATGATGCTTCCAAGTATCGTACAAAAGAAGAAGAGGCAGAATGGTCTGCTAAAGATCCTATCGCACGTTTCGCTAAATATCTGGAGAAAAAAGGTCTTTGGACTGAAGAAGATACAGCACGTGTGAAAGAAGAAGCCAAAGCTAAAGTAAATGAAGAGATCAAAAAAGCGGAAAAAACCGAGAAAATGACGATTTCAGGCTTGATCGACAGCATGTTCGAACAAACGCCTAAGCACTTGGAAGAGCAAAAAGCTGATTTCCAATAA